One window from the genome of Chroogloeocystis siderophila 5.2 s.c.1 encodes:
- a CDS encoding DICT sensory domain-containing protein: MSIKTSVVSELLQALPQLRTQIYFKSSLTALSHAMEDQVLAAMTENPLLIASFQRESFYRQEANRYHRLAQKSNQVYVLAAAETDFSNASEEYETVAFDPYQDALRHEWHLVVISQHYTTCLVCRERQNPALELYSAELPVSFDIDPARQFEGIWTSDREASHIAADILLQRILTYRPELRTKINQAQRDFGLLRFSSRASSTSTRKVVGKQRSSQRVDSDPFVQRLVTYLQASQYKLLKAYGSIALQERKERLVNSITAAIRRGSDSGQPLHPQEILKVAVQQLGKAVYASRCLIYRAQSTDATATISHEFVSSAEVSSLIGKKLPLRQNPLFQEVLQQQERVYVADTHSDERIGTSQVLSTVVEQWAIRSWLMVPIFYQGKLLGIIELHHCGETTYQWQKDDTALVEAIATQIGATLIQAEAYANLEDLNQQLEALDRTRSNLIAITGHELRTPLSTIQVCLESLASEPDMPLELQQVMLNTALADSERMRKLIQDFLTLSNLESGRIQWHLESLPLEECISLAISRTRTRTSAEDLPEIVIQIPQELPLVRVDGDWLVEVISKLLDNACKFTPTDGQIMIAARCNGSQMLEVIVADTGRGIEPNRLEVVFDRFYQEEGALRRTAGGTGLGLAICRQIVNSWGGQIWAESAGKDRGSQFHFTVPISENRHEQMSLVTSG; the protein is encoded by the coding sequence ATGAGTATTAAGACTTCGGTAGTGAGCGAGTTACTGCAAGCCTTGCCTCAACTGCGAACTCAAATTTATTTCAAATCTTCTTTAACGGCGCTGTCGCACGCCATGGAAGATCAAGTACTAGCTGCGATGACGGAGAACCCACTGCTTATCGCTAGTTTTCAACGGGAAAGTTTTTATCGCCAGGAAGCAAATCGTTACCACCGACTCGCGCAAAAAAGCAATCAAGTTTATGTGCTTGCGGCAGCCGAAACTGATTTTTCTAACGCATCAGAAGAATATGAGACAGTAGCTTTTGATCCCTATCAAGATGCGTTACGTCATGAGTGGCATTTAGTTGTTATTTCACAACACTACACAACGTGTCTAGTATGCCGCGAACGGCAAAATCCAGCACTGGAGCTATATTCAGCTGAATTACCCGTCAGTTTTGACATAGACCCAGCGCGCCAATTTGAGGGAATTTGGACATCAGACCGCGAAGCGAGTCATATTGCCGCCGATATTTTGCTACAACGGATTTTGACGTATCGACCGGAATTACGCACTAAAATTAACCAAGCGCAGCGCGACTTTGGTTTGTTACGTTTTTCGAGTCGTGCATCTTCAACATCGACGCGCAAGGTAGTCGGGAAACAACGCTCATCACAGCGCGTTGATTCAGATCCTTTTGTGCAGCGCTTAGTCACCTATCTGCAAGCGAGTCAATACAAGTTGCTCAAAGCGTATGGTTCGATCGCATTGCAAGAGCGCAAAGAACGTTTGGTGAACTCGATTACTGCGGCAATTCGTCGGGGTAGCGATAGCGGTCAGCCGCTGCATCCACAAGAAATTTTGAAGGTAGCCGTACAGCAGTTAGGCAAAGCAGTTTATGCGAGTCGCTGCTTAATTTATCGCGCGCAATCAACAGATGCTACGGCGACAATTAGCCATGAGTTTGTCAGTTCCGCAGAAGTCTCATCGCTCATTGGAAAAAAGCTGCCTTTACGGCAAAATCCCTTATTTCAAGAAGTTTTACAGCAGCAGGAGCGTGTTTATGTTGCTGATACTCATAGCGATGAACGAATTGGTACCTCTCAAGTTTTATCAACTGTTGTTGAGCAATGGGCAATTCGCTCTTGGTTGATGGTGCCGATATTCTATCAAGGCAAATTGTTAGGAATTATTGAGTTACATCATTGTGGTGAGACGACTTATCAATGGCAAAAAGATGATACAGCGTTGGTAGAAGCGATCGCAACTCAAATCGGTGCTACCTTAATCCAAGCTGAAGCCTATGCTAACTTAGAAGATCTCAATCAGCAGCTAGAGGCATTAGACCGTACTCGTAGCAATTTAATCGCGATCACAGGTCACGAACTACGCACACCGCTTTCAACGATCCAAGTATGTTTAGAAAGCCTTGCAAGTGAACCTGATATGCCGCTCGAACTACAGCAAGTTATGCTCAATACGGCATTAGCAGACTCAGAGCGGATGCGCAAGTTAATTCAAGACTTCTTGACGCTCTCCAACTTAGAAAGTGGTCGTATCCAATGGCATCTTGAGTCTTTACCGCTAGAAGAGTGCATCAGCTTAGCGATTAGCCGCACGCGTACGCGGACAAGCGCGGAAGATTTGCCAGAAATTGTGATTCAAATTCCTCAAGAATTACCGTTAGTGCGAGTTGATGGCGATTGGCTCGTTGAGGTAATTTCCAAACTCCTGGATAATGCTTGTAAATTTACACCAACTGACGGTCAAATTATGATCGCAGCGCGTTGTAATGGCAGCCAAATGCTTGAAGTGATCGTCGCTGACACAGGTCGCGGAATCGAACCTAACCGCTTAGAAGTCGTCTTTGACCGCTTTTATCAAGAAGAAGGAGCGCTACGCCGCACCGCAGGTGGCACAGGTTTAGGGTTAGCAATTTGTCGTCAAATTGTCAATAGCTGGGGCGGTCAAATTTGGGCAGAATCTGCGGGAAAAGATCGAGGCAGCCAGTTTCATTTTACAGTTCCCATTAGTGAAAATCGTCACGAGCAAATGTCATTAGTGACAAGTGGCTAG